One segment of Haliotis asinina isolate JCU_RB_2024 chromosome 12, JCU_Hal_asi_v2, whole genome shotgun sequence DNA contains the following:
- the LOC137257567 gene encoding uncharacterized protein codes for MDNNFFIACINSTYFTWGDAIYEQVHGLPMGSPLSPILTEIYVTDLEDKALETAPFKPSCWYRNVDDTFVVLQPEQDPIQLLAHLNELHPRIKFTIEAEHNNQLPLLDVLVSRTSCNQLQTSVYRKPTHTDQYIHYIHKSNHPPKVKTGVISTLTRRAKNICSTNLHEEIEHLRKVFVEPFPCLNNLLNANGRKQTTFNSNNPKCVIYKINCDCGQSYIGETSRPIKTQVKEHRTSVTNSDSKSAISDHIKENPNHQIEWSDITILANNQTDFTKRKLTEAIHIKRHKPTINRDRGYFIPSAYDALLYQAQSIA; via the exons atggataacaacttctttatagcCTGCATCAACTCCACCTATTTCACCTGGGGTGATGCCATCTATGAGCAAGTCCATGGACTACCTATGGGCTCCCCACTATCCCCCATCCTGACGGAAATTTATGTGACCGACCTTGAAGATAAGGCTCTAGAAACAGCACCCTTCAAACCCTCCTGCTGGTACCGCAATGTGGATGACACCTTCGTTGTCCTTCAGCCTGAGCAAGATCCCATTCAGCTTCTCGCCCATCTCAACGAACTACATCCCCGCATCAAATTCACCATTGAAGCAGAGCACAACAACCAACTACCTTTACTCGATGTCCTTGTATCCCGCACCTCCTGTAACCAACTTCAGACCTCTGTGTACAGGAAACCTACCCATACGGATCAATACAtccactacatccacaagtcaAACCATCCCCCCAAAGTCAAGACCGGCGTCATCTCTACATTGACCAGAAGAGCCAAAAACATCTGCTCAACCAATCTACATGAAGAAATTGAACACCTGAGGAAAGTCTTTGTAGAAC CATTCCCTTGCCTCAACAACCTCCTCAATGCCAACGGAAGAAAACAAACCACATTCAACAGCAACAACCCGAAATGTGTTATATATAAAATTAACTGTGATTGTGGTCAGAGCTACATTGGTGAAACATCACGACCCATCAAAACCCAAGTCAAAGAACATCGCACCTCTGTTACTAACTCGGACAGCAAATCAGCCATCTCGGACCACATCAAAGAAAACCCTAATCATCAAATAGAGTGGTCTGACATCACAATCCTAGCCAACAACCAAACGGACTTCACCAAACGCAAACTCACCgaagccattcacatcaaaCGCCACAAGCCCACCATCAACCGTGACCGAGGATACTTCATTCCATCTGCTTATGATGCACTCCTCTACCAAGCCCAATCTATTGCATAA